A stretch of Electrophorus electricus isolate fEleEle1 chromosome 3, fEleEle1.pri, whole genome shotgun sequence DNA encodes these proteins:
- the pak6b gene encoding serine/threonine-protein kinase PAK 6b, translating into MFQRKKKKKRKMEISAPKNFEHRVHTSFDHVRGCFVGLPPQWQSIIETLRRPKPVVDPSSITPVQTKTEKSIVRGSFIGHGDYIAAAIADMSRLSVTSSNSLRRTSPMLRKRAQSLGRLGEVAESDTYQYQELNENKQKQGQPVCDWQERVRQIYSESGSPRPATKGANVYPNGVPPRSMSIIEVSTAPKQQPRLMPKDILSLPAAGQEVKNAYRERLRHRKASLDQRDCKSNQRPVSCLYNTPTLGQGSKVNPMVTPIPEYLIVSVDNPRRPNLKANISGFPAMLKPNGTSSPKPGHDTYSPTHTRCFSSYSIGDSPIKASIPPTQDSPSQPRPSPTGSPGTNLPGPSSPCMRSMHPATFISEQSKVTHTQFKAALQMVVDKGDPRTYLENFVKIGEGSTGVVCTAWEKHSGKQVAVKMMDLRKQQRRELLFNEVVIMRDYRHKNVVEMYKSALVEEELWVIMEYLQGGALTNIVSETRLSEEQIATVCEAVLQALTYLHAQGVIHRDIKSDSILLTLDGRIKLSDFGFCAQISKDIPKRRSLVGTPYWMAPEVISKIPYGTEVDVWSLGIMVVEMVEGEPPYFSDTPVAAMKRLRDEPAPSVRNTNKISPVLRDFLDSMLTRNPMERATASKLLGHPFLLQSGSPCCLVPLVEQYRKRC; encoded by the exons ATGTtccagaggaagaagaaaaagaagagaaagatggagatcTCTGCTCCCAAGAACTTTGAGCACCGGGTGCACACGTCGTTTGACCATGTGCGGGGCTGTTTTGTGGGATTACCACCCCAGTGGCAAAGCATAATAGAAACCCTGAGGAGACCCAAGCCTGTAGTGGACCCCTCCAGCATTACACCTGTGCAGACCAAGACTGAAAAG TCCATTGTACGGGGCAGTTTTATTGGCCATGGAGATTACATTGCTGCAGCGATCGCTGACATGAGCCGGCTCTCTGTCACCAGCTCCAACTCTCTCAGGCGTACCAGCCCAATGTTGCGAAAGCGAGCTCAGTCCTTGGGCCGTCTCGGTGAGGTGGCAGAGAGCGACACATACCAGTATCAGGAACTGAacgaaaataaacagaaacagggTCAGCCTGTCTGTGACTGGCAGGAGAGGGTGCGGCAGATCTATAGTGAGAGTGGAAGCCCGCGACCTGCTACCAAGGGTGCCAATGTCTATCCTAATGGGGTGCCACCGAGATCTATGTCTATTATCGAAGTCAGCACAGCCCCCAAGCAGCAGCCTCGCCTCATGCCGAAGGACATTTTAAGTTTGCCTGCAGCAGGTCAAGAAGTGAAGAatgcatacagagagagattaAGACATCGTAAGGCCAGCTTGGACCAGAGGGACTGTAAGTCTAACCAAAGGCCTGTGTCCTGCCTGTACAATACTCCCACATTAGGccaagggtcaaaggtcaatcCAATGGTAACACCCATTCCAGAATACCTCATAGTATCTGTGGACAACCCGAGGAGGCCTAACTTGAAG GCAAACATATCAGGTTTCCCGGCCATGTTAAAACCCAATGGCACCAGCAGTCCAAAACCTGGGCATGACACttactcccccacacacacacggtgcttCTCCAGCTATTCGATAGGTGATTCACCTATTAAAGCCTCAATACCACCTACGCAAGATAGCCCTTCCCAGCCTCGTCCCTCACCTACAGGCTCTCCTGGAACTAATCTGCCTGGACCCTCTTCTCCTTGCATGAGATCTATGCACCCAGCCACCTTCATCTCTGAGCAATCCAAggtcacccacacacagttcaaGGCTGCCTTGCAAATGGTGGTGGACAAAGGGGACCCACGCACTTATCTGGAGAACTTTGTGAAGATTGGAGAGGGCTCGACAGGTGTTGTCTGTACTGCATGGGAGAAGCACAGTGGGAAACAGGTTGCAGTAAAGATGATGGATTTGCGGAAACAACAAAGGAGAGAGCTACTCTTTAATGAA GTGGTCATCATGCGAGACTACAGGCACAAGAATGTGGTGGAGATGTACAAGAGTGCTCTAGTGGAAGAAGAGCTATGGGTCATAATGGAGTACTTGCAAGGTGGTGCACTAACCAACATAGTATCTGAAACCAG GTTGTCAGAGGAGCAGATAGCTACAGTGTGTGAAGCTGTACTACAAGCTCTGACCTATCTTCATGCACAAGGTGTCATCCACAGAGACATCAAGAGTGACTCTATATTGCTAACACTTGATGGGAGA atcAAGCTGTCGGACTTTGGATTCTGTGCTCAGATCAGCAAAGATATCCCAAAGAGGAGGTCTTTAGTTGGAACTCCATATTGGATGGCTCCAGAGGTCATCTCCAAAATCCCATATGGCACAGAG GTGGATGTGTGGTCTCTGGGCATTATGgtggtggagatggtggaggGAGAGCCTCCATATTTCAGTGACACACCAGTAGCTGCTATGAAGAGACTGAGAGATGAACCAGCACCCTCTGttagaaacacaaacaag ATCTCGCCAGTGCTGAGGGACTTTTTGGACTCCATGTTGACCAGAAACCCCATGGAGAGAGCGACTGCCAGTAAGCTGTTGGGTCACCCCTTCCTGCTGCAGAGTGGCTCACCATGCTGTCTGGTGCCGCTCGTGGAGCAGTACCGGAAACGCTGCTGA
- the myh6 gene encoding myosin-6 has protein sequence MDDVLMAEFGKAAPFLRKSEKERLEAQTRPFDIKTECFVVDEKVEYIKGQIMSKDGGKVTVKTEGGRTVTVKEADVHPQNPPKFDKIEDMAMFTFLHEPAVLFNLKERYAAWMIYTYSGLFCVTVNPYKWLPVYAEEVVAAYRGKKRSEAPPHIFSISDNAYQYMLTDRENQSILITGESGAGKTVNTKRVIQYFASIAAAGGGSASKKDSNKGTLEDQIIQANPALEAFGNAKTVRNDNSSRFGKFIRIHFGTSGKLSSADIETYLLEKSRVTFQLKSERNYHIFFQILSNAKPELLDMLLITNNPYDYSFISQGEVTVASINDSEELMATDNAFDVLGFTPDEKMGVYKLTGAIMHYGNMKFKQKQREEQAEPDGTEAADKSAYLMGLNSADLLKGLCHPRVKVGNEYVTKGQGVDQVYYSTGALAKSVYEKMFSWMVARINQSLDTKQHRQYFIGVLDIAGFEIFDFNTFEQLCINFTNEKLQQFFNHHMFVLEQEEYKKEGIDWEFIDFGMDLQACIDLIEKPLGIMSILEEECMFPKASDQTFKAKLYDNHLGKSSMFQKPRAVKGKAEANFALVHYAGIVDYNITGWLVKNKDPLNETVVGLYQKSSLKLLSHLFSSYAGAESAEKSGGKGSKKKGSSFQTVSALHRENLNKLMTNLRTTHPHFVRCLIPNENKTPGVMDNCLVMHQLRCNGVLEGIRICRKGFPNRVLYGDFKQRYRILNASAIPEGQFIENKKSAEKLLGSLDIDHTQYKFGHTKVFFKAGLLGTLEEMRDEQLARIITRIQANARALLMREVYQKLVERRDALMVIQWNLRSFLSVKNWPWMKMFFKIKPLLKSAEAEKEMANMKDEFNKLKEALDKSEGRRKELEEKMVTLLQEKNDLLLQLQSEQDTLTDAEERCEQLIKSKIQLEAKVKELTERIEDEEEINADLAAKKRKLEDECSELKKDIDDLELTLAKVEKEKHATENKVKNLTEEMASQDDIIMKLTKEKKALQEAHQQTLDDLQSEEDKANTLLKAKVKLEQQVDDLEGSLEQEKKVRMDLERAKRKLEGDLKLIQENVMDLENDKQQQEEKLKKKDFEICHLNRKIEDEQMAVVQLQKKLKENQARIEELEEELDAERAARAKVEKQRSDLSRELEDISERLEEAGGATSVQVELNKKRETEFQKLRRDLEESTLQHEATSAALKKKHADSVAELGEQIDNLQRVKQKLEKEKTELKLELDDLASTMESIVKAKVNLEKMCRSHEDQMNEHKSKAEEAQRALNDFSIQRAKLLTENGELGRQLEEKECLISQLTRGKSSYTQQLEDLRRQLEEEVKAKNALAHAVQSSRHDCDLLREQFEEEQEAKAELQRALSKANTEVATWRTKYETDGIQRTEELEEAKKKLVQRLQEAEEAVEAVNAKCSSLEKTKHRLQNEIEDLMLDLERSNAASAVLDKKQRAFDKVLAEWKQKFEESQCELEASQKEARNLSTELFKLKNAYEECLDHLETIKRENKNLQEEISDLTDQLGEGGKSVHELEKLRKQLEQEKAELQSALEEAEASLEHEEGKILRAQLEFNQVKADLERKLAEKDEEMEQAKRNYQRMVETLQTSLEAETRSRNEALRVKKKMEGDLNEMEIQLSQANRQAADAQKQLKMVQSYLKDSQLQLDDSLHSNEDLKENISLLERRNNLIQAELEELRAVLEQTERGRKLAEQELIDVTERMQLLHSQNTSLINQKKKQESDLLQLQNEMEEVVQENRNAEEKAKKAITDAAMMAEELKKEQDTSAHLERMKKNMEQTIKDLQHRLDEAEQIAMKGGKKQLQKLEVRIRELENELEAEQKRGAECIKGVRKYERRIKELTYQTEEDRKNMARLQDLVDKLQLKVKSYKHSAEEAEEQANCNLAKLRKLQHELEEAEERADIAESQVNKLRAKTRDGVPGKKSQDE, from the coding sequence ATGGATGATGTGCTCATGGCAGAGTTTGGAAAAGCAGCTCCCTTCCTAAGGAAGTCAGAGAAAGAACGACTTGAAGCTCAGACGAGACCCTTTGACATCaaaactgaatgttttgtgGTGGACGAAAAAGTGGAGTATATCAAAGGGCAAATTATGAGCAAGGATGGAGGAAAGGTGACTGTGAAAACAGAAGGTGGGAGGACTGTTACTGTGAAGGAGGCAGATGTCCATCCCCAGAACCCGCCTAAATTTGATAAAATTGAAGATATGGCAATGTTCACTTTTCTCCATGAGCCTGCAGTGCTGTTTAACCTCAAAGAGCGTTATGCAGCCTGGATGATTTATACATACTCAGGGCTGTTTTGTGTAACAGTGAACCCATACAAATGGCTGCCTGTGTATGCTGAAGAGGTTGTTGCTGCTTACAGAGGTAAGAAAAGATCAGAAGCTCCTCCTCACATCTTCTCTATCTCAGATAATGCTTATCAATACATGCTTACTGACAGAGAAAACCAGTCCATCCTCATCACTGGAGAATCTGGTGCAGGGAAGACTGTTAACACCAAGAGAGTAATCCAATATTTTGCGAGTATTGCAGCTGCTGGTGGTGGAAGTGCTAGCAAGAAGGACTCCAACAAGGGCACCCTGGAGGATCAAATCATCCAAGCTAATCCTGCACTGGAAGCTTTTGGCAATGCAAAAACTGTGAGAAATGACAACTCCTCACGCTTTGGAAAGTTCATCCGTATACATTTTGGTACAAGTGGCAAACTTTCTTCAGCTGATATTGAGACCTACCTGTTGGAAAAGTCACGTGTCACCTTTCAGCTAAAATCAGAAAGGAACTACCATATATTTTTCCAGATATTGTCCAATGCAAAGCCTGAACTGTTGGACATGCTTTTGATTACAAACAATCCTTATGACTACTCTTTCATCTCCCAAGGAGAGGTAACTGTTGCATCTATTAATGATAGTGAGGAACTGATGGCCACTGACAATGCATTTGATGTGCTTGGATTTACCCCAGATGAGAAAATGGGAGTGTACAAACTGACTGGTGCCATCATGCACTATGGTAACATGAAGTTCAAGCAAAAGCAGCGTGAGGAGCAGGCAGAACCCGATGGTACAGAAGCTGCTGACAAATCAGCCTACCTAATGGGCCTGAACTCTGCTGATCTACTGAAAGGACTCTGTCATCCAAGGGTCAAGGTAGGTAATGAATATGTCACAAAAGGCCAAGGTGTGGATCAGGTGTACTACTCAACTGGTGCATTGGCAAAGTCAGTGTATGAGAAGATGTTCAGTTGGATGGTAGCAAGAATCAACCAGTCCCTTGACACAAAGCAACATCGACAATATTTTATTGGAGTTCTAGATATTGCTGGATTTGAGATCTTTGATTTCAATACATTTGAACAGCTCTGCATTAACTTCACTAATGAAAAACTGCAACAGTTTTTCAATCACCACATGTTTGTCTTGGAGCAAGAGGAGTATAAAAAAGAAGGAATAGACTGGGAGTTCATTGATTTTGGAATGGACTTGCAAGCCTGCATTGACTTGATTGAGAAGCCCCTTGGGATAATGTCTATTCTAGAGGAAGAGTGCATGTTTCCAAAGGCAAGTGACCAGACCTTCAAAGCAAAGCTTTATGATAATCATTTGGGCAAGTCCAGCATGTTTCAGAAGCCACGTGCTGTCAAGGGCAAAGCAGAGGCAAACTTTGCATTGGTTCACTATGCTGGCATTGTTGATTACAATATTACAGGCTGGCTTGTGAAGAATAAAGATCCACTGAATGAAACAGTAGTTGGGTTATATCAAAAATCCTCTCTGAAGCTTCTAAGTCACCTCTTCTCAAGCTATGCAGGAGCAGAATCAGCAGAAAAGTCAGGTGGGAAAGGATCCAAAAAGAAGGGCTCATCCTTTCAGACTGTGTCTGCCTTACACAGAGAAAATCTTAACAAACTGATGACAAATCTTAGAACCACTCATCCACACTTTGTGCGCTGTTTGATTCCAAATGAGAACAAGACTCCTGGAGTCATGGACAATTGCCTTGTAATGCACCAGCTTCGCTGTAATGGAGTTCTGGAGGGTATCAGAATTTGCAGAAAAGGTTTTCCAAACAGGGTACTCTATGGGGATTTCAAACAGAGATACAGAATTCTGAATGCATCTGCAATCCCAGAAGGCCAGTTTATTGAAAACAAGAAGAGCGCTGAGAAGCTACTGGGCTCACTTGACATTGATCATACACAGTACAAGTTTGGCCACACAAAAGTCTTTTTCAAAGCAGGTCTGCTAGGTACACTGGAGGAGATGCGGGATGAACAACTTGCCCGCATCATTACAAGGATACAAGCCAATGCTCGAGCTCTTCTGATGAGGGAAGTATATCAGAAGCTTGTAGAACGCAGGGATGCCCTAATGGTCATTCAGTGGAACCTTCGCTCCTTCCTAAGTGTTAAAAACTGGCCTTGgatgaaaatgttctttaagaTAAAGCCTCTGTTAAAGAGTGCTGAAGCTGAAAAAGAGATGGCAAACATGAAGGATGAattcaataaattaaaagagGCCCTGGACAAATCTGAAGGTCGAAGGAAAGAGCTAGAGGAGAAAATGGTCACACTTcttcaagaaaaaaatgatttactTCTCCAGCTGCAATCAGAGCAAGATACACTAACAGATGCCGAGGAACGCTGTGAACAGTTGATCAAAAGCAAAATTCAACTGGAGGCTAAAGTAAAAGAACTGACTGAGCGGATTGAAGACGAGGAAGAAATAAATGCAGACCTCGCAGCCAAAAAGCGCAAGTTAGAAGATGAATGTTCTGAACTTAAGAAAGATATAGATGACCTTGAGCTGACTCTTGCTAAGGTTGAGAAAGAGAAGCATGCCACTGAGAACAAAGTGAAAAACCTCACTGAGGAAATGGCCTCCCAGGATGACATCATAATGAAACTCACCAAAGAGAAAAAAGCTCTACAGGAAGCGCATCAGCAGACACTGGATGATCTTCAGAGTGAGGAGGACAAAGCAAATACTTTGTTAAAGGCTAAAGTTAAGCTTGAGCAGCAGGTGGATGACCTTGAGGGCTCTctagaacaagaaaaaaaagttagaatGGATCTAGAACGAGCTAAGAGAAAACTGGAGGGAGATCTGAAATTGATTCAAGAAAATGTAATGGATTTAGAAAATGATAAACAGCAACAAgaggagaaactgaaaaaaaaagactttgaaaTATGTCATCTGAATAGAAAGATTGAGGATGAGCAGATGGCTGTAGTGCAACttcaaaaaaaattaaaagaaaaccaaGCTCGTATTGAAGAACTGGAGGAAGAATTAGATGCTGAGCGTGCAGCCCGAGCGAAGGTGGAGAAACAGCGGTCTGATCTGTCTCGAGAACTAGAAGACATCAGTGAACGCCTTGAGGAGGCAGGTGGAGCTACATCTGTTCAAGTAGAGCTCAACAAAAAAAGGGAGACTGAGTTTCAGAAGTTACGTAGGGATCTTGAGGAATCTACACTTCAACATGAGGCCACTTCTGCAGCTcttaaaaaaaagcatgctgATAGTGTGGCTGAGCTTGGGGAACAAATTGACAATCTGCAGAGAGTGAAGCAAAagttagagaaagagaagacagaaCTGAAGTTAGAGCTGGATGATCTGGCCTCAACCATGGAGAGTATTGTGAAAGCAAAGGTGAATCTTGAAAAGATGTGTCGTTCACATGAGGATCAGATGAATGAGCATAAGTCCAAGGCTGAAGAGGCCCAGAGGGCTCTAAATGATTTCTCAATCCAAAGAGCCAAGCTGCTCACTGAAAATGGGGAGCTTGGACGGCAACTTGAGGAGAAAGAATGCCTGATATCACAACTTACAAGAGGAAAAAGCTCCTATACCCAACAACTAGAGGACCTGAGAAGGCAACTTGAAGAGGAAGTGAAAGCAAAGAATGCCCTTGCTCATGCTGTGCAGTCTTCCCGTCATGATTGTGACTTGCTGAGGGAGCAATttgaagaggagcaggaggctAAAGCAGAGCTCCAGAGGGCACTATCCAAGGCAAATACTGAAGTTGCAACTTGGAGGACTAAGTATGAAACTGATGGCATTCAGAGGACAGAGGAACTAGAAGAGGCCAAAAAAAAACTTGTCCAAAGGCTACAAGAGGCAGAGGAGGCAGTAGAAGCAGTTAATGCAAAGTGTTCATCACTTGAAAAAACTAAGCATCGTCTACAAAATGAGATTGAAGATCTTATGCTAGACCTTGAACGCTCAAATGCAGCATCTGCTGTTCTAGATAAGAAACAGCGGGCTTTCGACAAGGTCCTGGCAGAGTGGAAGCAAAAGTTTGAGGAGTCACAGTGTGAACTGGAGGCATCTCAAAAAGAAGCACGAAACCTAAGTACTGAGCTTTtcaaactgaaaaatgcttATGAGGAATGTCTTGATCATCTTGAAACAAtcaaaagagagaacaaaaatcTCCAAGAAGAAATATCAGACTTAACAGATCAGCTTGGTGAAGGAGGTAAGAGCGTTCATGAGCTGGAGAAACTAAGGAAACAACTGGAACAAGAGAAAGCAGAACTGCAATCTGCACTGGAGGAGGCTGAGGCCtctctagagcatgaggaaggcAAGATCCTACGAGCTCAACTTGAGTTTAATCAGGTGAAGGCTGATCTTGAAAGAAAGCTGGCAGAGAAGGATGAGGAAATggaacaggcaaagaggaaCTACCAACGAATGGTGGAAACCCTACAGACCTCTCTTGAAGCAGAAACACGAAGCCGTAATGAAGCTTTAAGAgtcaagaaaaaaatggaaggagACCTCAATGAGATGGAAATCCAGCTAAGTCAAGCCAACAGACAAGCAGCTGATGCACAGAAACAACTGAAGATGGTCCAGTCATATTTGAAGGACTCTCAGCTTCAACTGGATGACTCTCTTCATTCTAATGAAGATCTCAAAGAGAATATTTCCCTTCTAGAACGCAGAAACAACCTCATTCAAGCAGAACTGGAGGAGCTGAGGGCAGTATTGGAACAAACTGAGAGAGGACGCAAGCTAGCTGAGCAAGAGCTTATAGATGTAACAGAGAGGATGCAGCTACTCCACTCCCAAAACACTAGCCTCATTAACCAAAAGAAGAAGCAAGAGTCTGATTTGCTACAGCTTCAGAATGAGATGGAAGAGGTGGTACAAGAGAACCGCAATGCTGAGGAGAAAGCCAAAAAAGCCATAACTGATGCAGCTATGATGGCTGAAGAGTTGAAGAAAGAGCAAGACACCAGTGCTCATCTTGAAAGAATGAAGAAGAACATGGAGCAGACAATTAAAGACTTGCAGCACCGTCTCGATGAGGCAGAACAAATAGCTATGAAGGGTGGGAAGAAACAACTCCAAAAACTGGAGGTACGCATTCGTGAACTCGAGAATGA